AGTTGTACTTGTGTCTTGCCACCAGGCTGCGCTAATGAATGTCCCAAACCGCTCCAATCCGTAATCTTGTGACGGCACCCTTGCTGATAGTTTGTCATGGCTCGGCAGTTTCCAGTTTGGGCTTCGCGCTTGAGCGATTAGTCAAATGTATTGCGACTGATGCCAAACATCTTACTAACATCGGTTTTCCGTTCACGCTGTTTCACCGCAGCCATTGCTTTGGAGCGCATCTCCGCGCTGTAGGGGGCAGACATCGGCGTTCCTCACTGTCAAGACAGCCCATTCTATTTTATGTCCTAACACAGCTTAGTACAGCTATAAAAGTCGAGTCCAGTAAAAAATTATGCTAGTCGTCTGACCATAATACGAATCATCGCCATATAGATAAAAGTCTCTGAGGTTTCGGGTAGTCTTTCATAATCTTTACTCAAGCGCCGACACCAATTAAGCCATCCAAAAGTTCTTTCTACTACCCACCGTTTTGGTAAGACGAGGAAACCCTTTTTCTCTAAAGGTCTGAGGACAATTTCCACAATCCACTTAAACATATCCATTACCCAATGCATAAAGTTTTCTCCTCGATAGCCGTCATCCATCCAAATGGTGCGTCACTGCTTCACTTTGTCTCCCATGCGATGAACTCGTTTAAGTACTTTTTTCGCCTCTTACGTTCGGGAACACTCGCAGGAGTGACTAAGACCCGTAAAACTAGTCCCAACAAATCCACGCTCAGATGCCGCTTGCGTCCATGGATTTGTTTACTGGCGTCATAACCCACTGCGGTAGAAATCATTGTTGCTGTTTCTGACGGACTCGGTTCCCGCCCTGCTGACACTCTCACCCACTAATAAAGCTTGTCATGTACTTTCAACAAAGTGCCATCCTTATGCCATGCTGGGAAGTAGCCATAGACTGTTGACCAAGCTGGAAAATCTCCAGGCACTGCACGCCACGTACATCCCTGGCACAGTATATACACAATGGCATTCATGACAGTATACAGTGCTGTGGCACGAGGACGACCACCGGATTTCGCTTCTGGAAATAAATCGGCAATTAATTCCCACTGTAACCACGTTAAATCATTAGGATATGCTTTAGTCATTCGCTCATAAGGTGCTGATGTCTACAAATTTCAGCTTAAGCCTTGTGAGCTTTTTTACAATAGCCCCCACTTTTAAAACATCCTCTCAGCAATTCAGCCAGGATAAAACGATGTGATGGTCTGAGCCGTCCGTCCATCGCTTGGAGCAGTGGTTCTTCGCTGTTGTGATGTCACCGAAACCCGCATTGAGCGTCCCAAACGTTGGCAACGCGCGTTCTATTCTGGTAATAAGTCATTCAAAGCCTCTGGCATTCACTTCAGTCTAATAAAGATAATCATCAGTTTGTTGCTACAACTGCTTCTCTATTGGGCAACATCTTGCTACTATATGCTTGCAGCGCAAATCTAAACAAAATCTAAAAAAAAGATGAGTTATCGAGACGGCATTGCTCCCCACGGAATGCAATTGATCAATCGTGTCGCCACACCTGAACAAAAGCAAGAATTTTTGGACAAAGCTGATTCTTTACCGCGAGTTCAACTTGACGAGCGAGCCGTTTCTGACTTAGAAATGATCGCAATTGGTGGCTTCAGTCCGCTTTCTGGGTTTATGGAACACGAAGACTACGAGCGCGTAGTCGTTGAAATGCGGTTAGCGAATGGTTTACCGTGGTCAATTCCAATTACACTTTCAGTGGATGAAGCGATCGCCGAACCGCTCAAAGAAGGTAGCTTAATCCGCTTGGACAATACCAGTGGTCGATTTATTGGTGTCTTACAACTCACACAAAAATACCACTACGACAAAGCGAAAGAAGCCGTTAACGTTTATCGTACGGATGACATCAAGCACCCTGGTGTCAAAGTTGTCTACGACCAAGGAACAGTAAATCTCGCAGGTCCGGTTTGGTTACTCGAACGTCATCCTCATTCTTTGTTTCCCAACTATCAAATCGATCCAGCCGCATCGCGACAAATGTTTAAAGAAAAAGGCTGGAAAACCGTTGTTGGGTTTCAAACACGTAACCCCATCCACCGCGCACATGAATACATTCAAAAATGCGCACTAGAAACCGTCGATGGATTATTTTTGCATCCTTTAGTTGGCGCCACCAAAGAAGATGATATTCCAGCCGATGTAAGGATGCGCTGCTACGAAATTTTACTCGAACATTACTACCCACAAGACCGCGTTATTTTAGCAATTAACCCTGCCGCAATGCGTTATGCGGGGCCGCGTGAAGCGATCTTCCATGCTCTAGTTCGTAAAAACTACGGTTGTACTCATTTTATTGTTGGTCGCGATCACGCAGGTGTAGGCGACTACTACGGTACATACGACGCGCAGTACATCTTTGACGAGTTTGAGCCTGCGGAATTAGGTATTACACCTATGATGTTTGAACACGCTTTCTACTGCAAGCGTACATTGCAAATGGCAACAACAAAAACGAGTCCGAGTAAACCCGAAGAGCGCGTTCACCTTTCGGGAACTAAAGTTAGAGAAATGCTTCGTCGTGGAGAATTACCACCTCCAGAGTTCTCGCGTCCTGAAGTAGCCGCAGAATTGGCAAAAGCAATGCGTATACCTGTAGAAGCAAAGTAGGGGTACAGGGGAAGCAGAGGAAGCAGAGGAGAAATACATATGATGTTCTCTCACCCCTCATCCCCTCATCCCTCATCTCTCACTCCTAGTCTCTGTTAGGCTAAAAGCTGATGGCTAATAGCTAAAATATGAAGCGGCGGGATTTTTTAAAAGTAGTTGGCGGGATAGTTACCACGCTAGGGATCAGCGAGTTTGATTTGTTCAGGTTGAGCGATCGCTACGGCTCGGCTTTGGCACAATCTACCTCGCGAAAATTGGCGTTGTTGATTGGTATTAATGAATACTCGGTTACGCCGCTTAACGGTTGTACGACTGATGTTGAACTTCAAAGAGAACTCCTCATTCATCGTTTCGGCTTTCAACCAGCAGATATTGTTGTATTGCATAATCAACAAGCAACTCGGCAGCAAATTGAAGCCGCATTTATGCAGCATTTAGTTGAACAAGCACAACCAGGCGATATTGTTGTGTTTCACTACAGCGGTTATGGACGTCGCATTCAACTTGAGGAGGAACACGTAGAAGATCAGAATCTACAAGAGAATAGCGAACTCAGCCAACTGCTAGCATCTAAAACTTTATACTCCACCATCAGTAGCTTAGTACCGGTGGATAGTCCTATCACTTCGTCAGCCGAGCCAATCGTTAATGATGTTTTAGAAGAAACGCTGTGGTTGATGTTGCGATCGCTTCAGACAGAGAATGTAACAACAATTCTCGATACGAGCTTTTATACACCTCCTACAGCACCCTTCGGGAACTTGCGAATTCGTTCATCACCACAAATCGCGCCCGCGCAAATTCATCCCCTCGAACTAGAACTTCAGCAACAACTTATCGATAAAATCGCACCATATCGGTTACTCGTTCCGCCTCATGCTGCACTCGATTTACCAGGATTATTTATCACTGCATCGCAAACAGATCAACCTGCTGCTGAGGCGCAATGGAGTGGCTTTAGCGCAGGGTTATTTACCTATGCCTTAACTCAATCACTGTGGGAAGCAACCCCAGCAACAACGATTCACGTGAGCTTAAGTAAAGCAAGTAGTGTTGTCGAGCAAGTTGTCGGAAAACAGCAACCACAACTGTGCGGGCAAAAAAGTCAAGAACAAGCTGATATCGCACTTCACTTTACGCCTAATACTGATGTCAGCGCTGATGGTGTCGTGATCGCTGTAGGAGATAACGGTAAAGCAGCACAATTATGGTTGGCAGGATTACAGCCAACGCTTTTGCAGTACTACGGCGTCAACTCGCGGTTTAAAGTTGTGACACCTTCTAGCAGTGAAACAGGTGTAGATCAAGCGCAGCTACAAATGCGATCGCGCGCAGGGTTAACCGCAAAAGCTTTGCTGGTTGCAGACAATGAAAATACCAACACGCTACAACCAGGTCAATTAGTTCAAGAGGCGATTCGCATCGTTCCACGCAATATTAATCTTAACGTTGCCTTAGACCCTGGACTCGAACGCATCGAGCGCGTCGATGCGACCAGCGCGTTTGCTACCGCTTCTTTTGTAACGTTAGTAACTTCAGGAGAACAACTCGCAGATTGTCTGTTTGGTCGAATTCAAGACGATACTCAATCAACTACCGCTAGCCGTTACGGGTTATTTACGCTATCCCACGAATTAATTCCTAATACTGCGGGTGAAGCTGGAGAAGCCGTTAAAGTAGCCGTACAGCGCTTAATTCCGAAATTGCAAACACTTTTAGCAGCAAAGTGGTGGCGGCTAACGAGTAATGAAACTTCTGACTTAGATATTAAGGCAACACTCGAAGTTGTCAGCGCACCAAAACAGCCAATTATCGAGCGCGAAACACAGCGATTGCAAGCGAAAAACCGAGTCGAAAGTACGACACCAAGCATTGTTTCGACGACTTCAGGTATTCCATCGTTATCGATCGGCAGCCGGATTAAATATAAAATAACTAATCATGGTGATCGCCCTGTCTACTTATTACTGCTAGGCTTAGATAGCAGCAAAAATGCGATCGTCCTTTATCCAGGAAAAGCCCTTGCTGCTTCTGGTTCTACCGATACCGCATCGACACAAGAGTTGGCGATCGCGCCAGAGACAACTATAAGCGTACCTCGAACCGAGATTGATTTTGAGTGGATACTGCACGGACCACCTGCGGTTTGCGAAACTCAGCTGATTCTCAGTAGAAGTCCTTTTACTCAAACGCTTACTGCTTTGGATGCTGCACGCGAAGATCTGCGCGGTGAAGAATACGTTAGTATCTTGTCAAACCCTCTAGAAGTTACCCAAGCCCTACTACGCGACTTACAAACAGCAAGCGCGATCGCTCCCGACACAATTGGAGCCGCCCCTGATACCTACGCTTTAGACGTCAACGCGTGGGCAAGCTTCAACTTCATTTATCAGGTAACTTAGAGGAGTGAGGAGTGAGTGGCTAGTTCTGGAAAGTGCAAACGTTGGGAGGCATTATTATTAGTTTTAGATATGTGAGTTTTGAACTGAAAGAAAGTTTTACAACCCTCAGTCTCCCATGCTTCCCTGACCTCTGACCCCGACCCCCAACCTCTTAAGAATGGCTGAGCCGATCATTGAACTTAAAGGCGTGAGTAAAGCATTCGGTAACAATGTCGTTTTAGATGAAGCCGATTTAACGCTTTATCAAGGAGAAGCCTTAGCGATTATTGGTCCCTCGGGTACAGGTAAATCTACAATATTACGCATTATTGCTGGATTGCTAGCACCAGATGCAGGAGAAGTTTATATCCAAGGACAGCAGCGCAAAGGACTCATTGAAGATGCTGCCGATCCTATTAGTATTGGGATGGTATTTCAGCAGGCAGCTTTGTTTGATTCATTAACCGTCGAAGAAAACGTTGGTTTTTTGCTTTATCAACATTCACAACTATCGCGATCGCAAATTCGCGAGTTAGTTAATCAAAAATTAGAAATGGTCGGCTTAACCGGAGTTGGCGATCGCTATCCAAGTGAACTTTCCGGCGGAATGCGTAAGCGTGTCAGTTTTGCTCGTGCAATTATGTCTAATCCCGATAATGTCAAGGACTCTCCAGCGGTTTTACTTTACGATGAACCTACCGCCGGTCTTGATCCAATTGCATCTACAGTTATTGAAAATTTGATTCGACAGCTACAATGCACAACTGGGGTATGTAGTACTTATGCGATCGTCACCCATCAAGATAGTACGATCCGCCGTACCGCAGACCGTATTGTCTTTCTCTACCAAGGAAAAGTTCAGTGGGAAGGCTCTGTAAAAGATATTGATACTTCTGACAATCCTCTCATTCAACAATTTTTTAGTGGCAATGTTGAAGGGCCAATTCAGGTTATTGGCTAAGCACTAGATAGACAACTTAAAAACTTAGTGCTTAGTTGCTAGTCACCCTTCACCTACACTCACTATTTTAATCATCACTCATCAGTAAACCTTCTGCGTGAATGCCATCTCGTATAAATTCGCTAGCTAAATAAACCCTGGACTACGAGTAAGGCATGCCTTACCCTCTCAAACATCTTGTTTTAGTGTACGAAGGTACACTTTGCTTGGATAGCCCTGAAGAAAGTCGGAGGGCGTCTGTGATTCATGCAGAAGGTCTAGTAATAGAATTGATCTTTTTCCATGTTCTAAATACCTCTTCAATTGCTATTTACATAAAGTTAACCCGCCAAGCTACCAGAATGAATTAGCAACTTACAGCGGGTTAAAGAAGTTTTATTGTCTTTAGAGTTGGCGACTTTAGAAATAAAATCAACTAATGTTCTTTACTACTGTGGACGTTATCTGCAATTCACTTATCAAGCTTTGTACATCCAGAACTATCCAAATAGTCGTTTCGGCTGTATGTTCAAACACCTCCATAATTAACAATAAATAATGAATACAAGGGTGAAACTAAAACAATTGGATGTCAAGAAACTTGACGGTATTGCAGTGTGATTAGTACAGGAGGCACAGGTACTAATTAATTTTTTTATTAATCAACTGTTTAGTGCCTTGATTTATAAATTAGCATCCCTTTTTTAAGAATAAGCTTCCGATTTAGTAAAGTTTATTGACATTCATTTTTTGTAATATTTTTGTAAACTAGTTTACAAAATCAGCGGCAGTGGCTTCTCGCAAGATCTTTTTCTAGTTTGCTACCGAGTACGCGCGAATCCACATCGGGGTTGAAGTTACTTAGAAACCCTCGTCTGCTCTCAATTGCCCCTAATTCTGGGAAGAAGATACAGTGGGGGTTAAAGACTCGTACAAGCGGTTTACTGAGCACTTGTATTGCTAGTTTCTCCAGAACTACTCTCTGTTGTACTCGTTGCTGGTGTACTTTCAGGCGAAGCAACGGTATCGCTGCTGCTTTGTACAGCTTGTGCAGGAACATTACTACTTTCTTGTGTCTGTGGTTGTGTAGGTTCTGGCTGTGTTGTTGGTGCGGGTGGAGCCGGACTAGGAACAGTAATATTGATGTCTGGCGCTTGAGGGGCTGGGGCTTGTTGCTGAGGAACAGGAACCGGAACGGGAACTTCGGTTGTGCGTTCGATAATCGTCGTTTGGTTTTCGGGAGCAGGACTTGCTGCGGGTGATGGTTCCTGACGCGGTGCTGGAACGACGATATTTGTGTTGGTAGGTACAGGTTCTTCGCGTTGATTGAGTAACCAAATTCCGCCTGCGGTTAAAGCTGCGAGTGAAGCAAGGAGAATACCAAGAAGTAACCCCCGCGAGGCGTTTTCATTGTCTCTTGCTGCTAAAACTTCTTCTTGATAGAGGTTTTCGGATACTTGACCTTGAACATACCCTTCGCGGTAAGCTTCTGCGTTATTACCACCGCTTACAGTTTCGTTTGTACATGTAGTGTGAGTATTGCCATTTGCATCAGTGCGTGTCTCTTGGCGTTCGCGGTTATAACTTTTGTAATCGTTAGGGTTAGTAGACATAGCTTTAAAAGTACTCTCCTCACAGAGATGAACGAGATAAAAACGGTAGATGTTGTTGCGGTTATTACGTAGCTTTAAAGTAGCTTTAATTACCCAACACCCGAATCGTCTTTAGAATAACTTCTGCGATCGCGTCCTCGGCTCTGTCTAGAGTAATGCTTTTTTCTTCTATCTAAAGATATATTTCGTTAAGTAATCTCATCTTTTTTCTAATGTTCCTAGTAATTACGCTTGACACTCACAAATACTAAAGGCTAAGTGGGTAAAAACAAACGTAACGATAAGGTTGATGTTTGGTAACTGGTCATTGGTCATTGAATAGTGATTAGCTATTGGCTATTAGCTTTTATTTGACTGCTAAATGCTAACAGAAGAAAC
The sequence above is a segment of the Chroogloeocystis siderophila 5.2 s.c.1 genome. Coding sequences within it:
- a CDS encoding caspase family protein; the encoded protein is MKRRDFLKVVGGIVTTLGISEFDLFRLSDRYGSALAQSTSRKLALLIGINEYSVTPLNGCTTDVELQRELLIHRFGFQPADIVVLHNQQATRQQIEAAFMQHLVEQAQPGDIVVFHYSGYGRRIQLEEEHVEDQNLQENSELSQLLASKTLYSTISSLVPVDSPITSSAEPIVNDVLEETLWLMLRSLQTENVTTILDTSFYTPPTAPFGNLRIRSSPQIAPAQIHPLELELQQQLIDKIAPYRLLVPPHAALDLPGLFITASQTDQPAAEAQWSGFSAGLFTYALTQSLWEATPATTIHVSLSKASSVVEQVVGKQQPQLCGQKSQEQADIALHFTPNTDVSADGVVIAVGDNGKAAQLWLAGLQPTLLQYYGVNSRFKVVTPSSSETGVDQAQLQMRSRAGLTAKALLVADNENTNTLQPGQLVQEAIRIVPRNINLNVALDPGLERIERVDATSAFATASFVTLVTSGEQLADCLFGRIQDDTQSTTASRYGLFTLSHELIPNTAGEAGEAVKVAVQRLIPKLQTLLAAKWWRLTSNETSDLDIKATLEVVSAPKQPIIERETQRLQAKNRVESTTPSIVSTTSGIPSLSIGSRIKYKITNHGDRPVYLLLLGLDSSKNAIVLYPGKALAASGSTDTASTQELAIAPETTISVPRTEIDFEWILHGPPAVCETQLILSRSPFTQTLTALDAAREDLRGEEYVSILSNPLEVTQALLRDLQTASAIAPDTIGAAPDTYALDVNAWASFNFIYQVT
- the sat gene encoding sulfate adenylyltransferase; the protein is MSYRDGIAPHGMQLINRVATPEQKQEFLDKADSLPRVQLDERAVSDLEMIAIGGFSPLSGFMEHEDYERVVVEMRLANGLPWSIPITLSVDEAIAEPLKEGSLIRLDNTSGRFIGVLQLTQKYHYDKAKEAVNVYRTDDIKHPGVKVVYDQGTVNLAGPVWLLERHPHSLFPNYQIDPAASRQMFKEKGWKTVVGFQTRNPIHRAHEYIQKCALETVDGLFLHPLVGATKEDDIPADVRMRCYEILLEHYYPQDRVILAINPAAMRYAGPREAIFHALVRKNYGCTHFIVGRDHAGVGDYYGTYDAQYIFDEFEPAELGITPMMFEHAFYCKRTLQMATTKTSPSKPEERVHLSGTKVREMLRRGELPPPEFSRPEVAAELAKAMRIPVEAK
- a CDS encoding ABC transporter ATP-binding protein; translation: MAEPIIELKGVSKAFGNNVVLDEADLTLYQGEALAIIGPSGTGKSTILRIIAGLLAPDAGEVYIQGQQRKGLIEDAADPISIGMVFQQAALFDSLTVEENVGFLLYQHSQLSRSQIRELVNQKLEMVGLTGVGDRYPSELSGGMRKRVSFARAIMSNPDNVKDSPAVLLYDEPTAGLDPIASTVIENLIRQLQCTTGVCSTYAIVTHQDSTIRRTADRIVFLYQGKVQWEGSVKDIDTSDNPLIQQFFSGNVEGPIQVIG